A region of Neovison vison isolate M4711 chromosome 7, ASM_NN_V1, whole genome shotgun sequence DNA encodes the following proteins:
- the CLDN25 gene encoding putative claudin-25, which produces MAWSLRGKAQLGGLLLSLLGWVCSCVTTILPQWKTLSLDLNEMEIWVMGLWEVCVNQEEVAVCKAFESFLSLPQELQVSRILMAASHGLGLLGLLLSGFGSECFQLHRIRWVFKRRLCLLGGTLETSAAATTLLPVSWVAYATVQDFWDNSIPEIVPRWEFGDALYLGWAAGIFLALGGLVLIFSACLGKEDVPSLQMAGPTAPPFYAPEDESSDSFYLTPRPRNVFI; this is translated from the coding sequence ATGGCCTGGAGTCTCCGCGGGAAAGCCCAGCTTGGAGgactgctcctctctctcctcgGCTGGGTCTGCTCCTGTGTCACCACCATCCTACCGCAGTGGAAGACTCTCAGTCTGGACCTGAACGAAATGGAGATCTGGGTCATGGGACTTTGGGAGGTCTGCGTGAATCAGGAGGAAGTTGCCGTGTGCAAGGCCTTTGAGTCCTTCTTGTCTCTGCCCCAGGAACTCCAGGTATCCCGCATCCTGATGGCAGCCTCCCACGGGCTGGGGCTACTGGGGCTTCTGCTCTCTGGCTTTGGGTCCGAATGCTTCCAGTTGCACAGGATCAGATGGGTATTTAAAAGACGGCTTTGTCTCCTGGGAGGGACTCTGGAAACATCAGCTGCAGCCACTACCCTCCTCCCAGTCTCTTGGGTGGCCTACGCCACCGTCCAAGACTTCTGGGATAATAGCATCCCTGAGATTGTGCCTCGCTGGGAGTTTGGAGATGCCCTCTACCTGGGCTGGGCTGCTGGGATTTTCCTGGCCCTCGGTGGGTTAGTCCTCATCTTTTCAGCGTGTCTGGGAAAAGAAGATGTGCCCTCCCTCCAGATGGCTGGCCCTACAGCCCCACCATTCTATGCCCCAGAGGATGAGTCCAGTGACTCCTTCTATCTAACACCAAGACCCAGGAACGTATTCATCTAG